One window of Desulfarculus baarsii DSM 2075 genomic DNA carries:
- a CDS encoding ABC transporter substrate binding protein: MELWVGAVVLGFLYAFMSMGVFITFRVYNFPDITVDGSFTTGAATCAALIVAGLHPALALLGALAVGMAAGAATGLIHTRLGVNGLLSGILVMTGLYSVNLHIMGRSNIPLLQHATLMSGLEGLNPGLPSEVWLILHLSLIMAGFWLLTTAFFKSDLGMAMRATGDNAVMAAANGVGVNRLTVFGLAVANGLVGVSGGLVAQYQGFADVTMGVGTIVVGLASVIIGESLLRVKSLYGQVLGAIVGSVVFRLMIAVALYLGLNPIDLKILTAAFVLLTLVLSRLTEGGRLRLPSLPALSRLGKRRALGLAALVAALGLGWWSGLAERAPSPALGQGKPLVAVLQLTDNGLLNITRESMLAELGRLGYVDGQNCRLRVDNAHGDMATVSLILDKFLQDDAAVVVTISTGATQAALKKIKDRPLIFATVANPFVIHAGQSETDHLPNVTGVYGWAPMDKTMAMVRRIFAGRLRIGAVWDPSQANAVFNVKVLRSAVAATPEVSFIGATVSGSDDVYQAVSSLEEKGIDVFVLPTDNIVYSAFDAVVSAAKDTPIVISDVERLGDGALMALGYDYASSGQQAARLVQRVLEGENPKNIPFERYTRLAIGFDLDVARRLKIDIPPELLAQATVVLDKSKDQTAASAAPAAKPKRLAIFWFADIPVLLESVRGVQDELAESGVLRERNIEVSLQSGQGDFPLAQSVAQNIARQDFDYVITVSTQALQLMANFNKTIPHVFGTVTDPYLAGVAKSPKEHQPNLTGLATFQPIEALFKTARQAFPNARRIGLAWNPGEASSEACTLLARRVAPKYGFELVETNVFSTADVQEAVNGLLQQGIDLFFTSGDNVMMATLETVAHMLRDKRVPLITNVCSDVERGAMLSVGAAYYYVGRATARLAMRVFAGENPKDIPIEDYVHESIFINEPLAKEFGLTWPEEVVRAADNVKKVER; this comes from the coding sequence ATGGAGCTGTGGGTCGGGGCGGTGGTCCTGGGTTTTCTTTACGCCTTCATGTCCATGGGCGTGTTCATCACCTTCCGCGTCTACAATTTTCCAGATATCACCGTCGACGGCAGTTTCACCACCGGCGCGGCGACCTGCGCGGCGCTGATCGTCGCCGGCCTGCATCCGGCCCTGGCCCTGCTGGGCGCTTTGGCCGTGGGCATGGCGGCGGGCGCGGCCACGGGGTTGATCCACACCCGGCTGGGCGTCAACGGCCTGCTGTCGGGCATTCTGGTCATGACCGGGCTCTATTCGGTCAACCTGCACATCATGGGCCGCTCCAACATCCCGCTGCTGCAGCACGCCACCCTGATGAGCGGGCTGGAGGGCCTCAACCCCGGCCTGCCGTCGGAGGTCTGGCTGATCCTGCACCTGTCGCTGATCATGGCCGGCTTTTGGCTGCTGACGACGGCGTTTTTCAAAAGCGACCTGGGCATGGCCATGCGGGCCACCGGCGACAACGCCGTGATGGCCGCGGCCAACGGCGTGGGCGTCAACCGGCTCACGGTCTTCGGGCTGGCCGTGGCCAACGGCTTGGTGGGCGTTTCGGGCGGCTTGGTGGCCCAATATCAGGGCTTCGCCGACGTGACCATGGGCGTGGGCACGATCGTCGTCGGCCTGGCTTCGGTGATCATCGGCGAGTCGCTGCTGCGCGTCAAGTCGCTCTATGGCCAGGTGCTCGGCGCGATCGTGGGCTCGGTGGTATTCCGCCTGATGATCGCCGTGGCCCTCTACCTTGGCCTAAATCCCATCGACCTGAAAATCCTCACCGCCGCTTTCGTGTTGCTGACGCTGGTGCTTTCGCGCCTGACCGAGGGCGGCCGGCTCCGGCTGCCCAGTCTGCCGGCGCTGTCGCGGCTGGGCAAACGACGGGCCCTCGGCCTGGCCGCGCTGGTGGCGGCGCTCGGGCTTGGCTGGTGGTCGGGCCTGGCCGAACGCGCTCCGTCGCCGGCGCTGGGCCAGGGCAAGCCGCTGGTGGCGGTGCTGCAACTGACCGACAACGGCCTGCTGAACATCACCCGCGAAAGCATGCTGGCCGAGCTTGGCCGCCTGGGCTACGTGGACGGCCAAAACTGCCGTCTGCGGGTGGACAACGCCCACGGCGACATGGCCACGGTCAGCCTGATTTTGGACAAATTTCTCCAAGACGACGCCGCGGTGGTGGTGACCATCTCCACCGGCGCGACCCAGGCCGCCCTGAAAAAGATCAAGGACCGTCCGCTGATCTTCGCCACCGTGGCCAATCCTTTCGTCATCCACGCCGGCCAATCCGAGACCGACCATCTGCCCAACGTCACCGGCGTCTACGGCTGGGCGCCCATGGACAAGACCATGGCCATGGTCCGGCGCATCTTCGCGGGGCGGCTGCGCATCGGCGCGGTGTGGGATCCCAGCCAGGCCAACGCCGTCTTCAACGTCAAGGTGCTACGAAGCGCCGTGGCCGCCACGCCCGAGGTCAGCTTCATCGGGGCCACCGTGTCCGGCAGCGACGATGTTTACCAGGCCGTGTCGTCGCTGGAGGAAAAGGGCATCGACGTTTTTGTGCTGCCCACCGACAACATCGTCTATTCGGCCTTTGACGCCGTGGTGTCGGCGGCCAAGGACACGCCCATCGTCATCAGCGACGTCGAGCGCCTGGGCGACGGCGCGCTGATGGCCCTGGGTTACGACTACGCCAGCAGCGGTCAGCAGGCCGCCCGCCTGGTCCAACGCGTCCTGGAAGGCGAAAACCCAAAAAACATCCCCTTCGAACGCTACACCCGCCTGGCCATCGGCTTCGATCTGGACGTGGCGCGGCGGCTGAAAATCGACATCCCCCCGGAACTGCTGGCCCAGGCCACGGTGGTGCTGGACAAATCCAAGGATCAAACGGCCGCCTCGGCCGCGCCGGCGGCCAAACCCAAGCGGCTGGCCATTTTCTGGTTCGCCGACATCCCGGTGCTATTGGAATCGGTGCGGGGCGTGCAGGACGAACTGGCCGAAAGCGGCGTCTTGCGGGAGCGCAACATCGAGGTGAGCCTGCAGAGTGGCCAGGGCGACTTCCCCCTGGCCCAGTCCGTCGCCCAGAACATAGCGCGGCAAGACTTCGACTACGTCATCACCGTCAGCACCCAGGCCTTGCAACTGATGGCCAACTTCAACAAGACCATCCCCCACGTCTTCGGCACGGTCACCGACCCCTACCTGGCCGGCGTGGCCAAAAGCCCCAAGGAGCACCAGCCCAACCTCACCGGCCTGGCCACCTTCCAGCCCATCGAGGCCCTGTTCAAGACGGCGCGCCAGGCCTTCCCCAACGCGCGGCGCATCGGCCTGGCCTGGAACCCCGGCGAGGCTTCGTCGGAGGCCTGCACCTTGCTGGCCCGCCGGGTGGCGCCAAAATACGGCTTCGAGCTGGTGGAGACCAACGTCTTCTCCACCGCCGACGTGCAGGAGGCCGTCAACGGCCTGCTGCAGCAGGGCATCGACCTGTTTTTCACCTCCGGCGACAACGTCATGATGGCGACTCTGGAGACGGTGGCCCACATGCTGCGGGATAAACGAGTGCCCCTGATCACCAACGTCTGCTCGGACGTCGAGCGCGGGGCCATGCTTTCGGTGGGCGCGGCCTACTATTACGTGGGCCGGGCCACGGCCCGCCTGGCCATGCGGGTTTTCGCCGGCGAAAACCCCAAGGACATCCCCATCGAGGATTATGTCCACGAAAGCATCTTTATCAATGAGCCCCTGGCCAAGGAGTTCGGCCTGACCTGGCCGGAGGAGGTCGTGCGGGCCGCCGACAACGTCAAGAAGGTGGAGCGATGA
- a CDS encoding ABC transporter substrate-binding protein, giving the protein MRRATLLILFILALAPVGPAVADEFKAIGQFGLRALDDGCYQITDGVGREIFLVPRGRPAPPQADPANVVPIPVRRMAMDSGRDASLLITLGVIDTVVAVSGGPDDWTIPQIKKGLADGSIVSLGQNHALDYEQLSKAKPDVFFTWDESLIPMLAELGVPTVITNTELARDLDTQIRFVELLAPLFDRQRQADEYVARVYAALETIKAKTRQTESKPKIIWGDIYSKRVLVEPGNSWAAQIVEAAGGDYLFMDVAGDTCLEIALERFYASGNQADVMITYRGPALGMATKAQMAKANQSIAGIRPLRAGRVYCPLDHYRQSSHRLDEVLIDLAAIIHPELYPGHELKFFMEMPEK; this is encoded by the coding sequence ATGCGACGCGCTACCCTGCTCATCTTGTTCATCCTGGCCCTGGCCCCGGTCGGCCCGGCCGTGGCCGACGAATTCAAGGCCATCGGCCAGTTCGGCCTGCGCGCGCTGGACGACGGCTGCTATCAGATCACCGACGGCGTGGGCCGCGAGATCTTTCTGGTGCCTCGCGGCCGCCCAGCGCCGCCCCAGGCCGACCCGGCCAACGTGGTGCCCATCCCCGTGCGGCGCATGGCCATGGATTCGGGCCGCGACGCCTCGCTACTGATCACCCTGGGCGTCATCGACACGGTGGTGGCCGTCAGCGGCGGGCCCGACGACTGGACGATCCCCCAGATCAAAAAAGGCCTGGCCGATGGCTCCATCGTCAGCTTGGGCCAAAATCACGCCCTGGATTACGAACAGCTCTCCAAGGCCAAGCCCGACGTGTTTTTCACCTGGGATGAATCGCTGATTCCCATGTTGGCCGAGCTGGGCGTGCCCACGGTGATCACCAACACCGAGCTGGCCCGCGACCTGGACACCCAGATCCGCTTCGTGGAGCTTTTGGCCCCGCTGTTTGACCGCCAGCGCCAGGCCGACGAGTACGTGGCCCGGGTCTACGCGGCCCTGGAGACGATCAAGGCCAAAACCCGCCAGACCGAGAGCAAGCCCAAGATCATCTGGGGCGACATCTATTCCAAGCGGGTGCTGGTGGAGCCGGGCAACTCGTGGGCGGCCCAGATCGTCGAGGCGGCCGGCGGCGACTATCTGTTCATGGACGTGGCCGGCGACACCTGCCTGGAGATCGCCCTGGAGCGCTTCTACGCCAGCGGCAACCAGGCCGACGTGATGATCACCTACCGCGGCCCGGCCCTGGGCATGGCCACCAAGGCCCAGATGGCCAAGGCCAACCAATCCATCGCCGGCATCCGACCGCTGAGAGCGGGGCGGGTCTATTGCCCGCTGGATCACTATCGCCAGTCGTCCCACCGCCTGGACGAGGTGCTCATCGATCTGGCGGCGATCATCCACCCGGAGCTCTACCCCGGTCACGAGCTGAAATTTTTCATGGAAATGCCGGAGAAATAG
- a CDS encoding alkaline phosphatase: protein MLVAIMRRRWAGPLAAALLILALAATAAVAAPAAKNVIMLIPDGCGAEQYALARWVKGAPLAFDHILTGAIRTHIADSVIADSAPAGTALATGTRTGNKIVGLSPKAKGLLPGQPDPGPEALRPRASVLEAARLMGKSTGLVATATITDATPADFIAHVPRRKLEPEIAKQMVHAAPEVIMGGGRHFFLPKNAGGKRTDGLDLLALLAQKGYQLPRDRDELARVKKGPVAGLFADDFMAPERDRPHLAPAQPSLAQMTAKAIEILSQNERGFFLMVEASLVDWACHNNDPGHLVGDLLAYDQAVQIALDFAKKDGQTLVVAVSDHNTGGMSIGNRSTDNTYTSTKLEALLAPIAQMRLSTMAIWNAMGDRPNKQALRALIKKWWGMDLSDDEARQIMAIAAAYPKLPQYGVGRVLSATRTVIGWSTHGHTGGDVPLFAFGPGRPTGLLDEPEVAHAVARAMGADLRQLDQRLFAEAATALTWATLAERLTPRGWLLEARINGRLAQLEAGGNILRLDGEELILEGVVVRVEDTGKWYLPQKAATLIMAPPARQD, encoded by the coding sequence GTGCTTGTTGCAATCATGCGTCGGCGCTGGGCGGGCCCGCTGGCCGCCGCGCTGCTGATCCTGGCCCTGGCGGCCACGGCGGCCGTCGCCGCGCCGGCGGCCAAGAACGTGATCATGCTCATCCCCGACGGCTGCGGGGCCGAGCAATACGCCCTGGCCCGTTGGGTCAAGGGCGCGCCGCTGGCCTTCGACCACATCCTCACCGGGGCCATCCGCACCCACATCGCCGATTCGGTCATCGCCGATTCGGCCCCGGCCGGCACGGCCCTGGCCACCGGCACGCGCACCGGCAACAAGATCGTGGGCCTTTCGCCCAAGGCCAAGGGCCTGCTGCCCGGTCAGCCCGACCCCGGCCCCGAGGCGCTGCGGCCTCGGGCCAGCGTGCTGGAGGCGGCCCGGCTCATGGGCAAGTCCACCGGCCTGGTGGCCACCGCCACCATCACCGACGCAACCCCGGCCGACTTCATCGCTCACGTGCCCAGGCGCAAGCTGGAGCCCGAAATCGCCAAGCAAATGGTCCACGCCGCCCCGGAGGTGATCATGGGCGGCGGCCGGCATTTCTTTTTGCCCAAAAACGCCGGCGGCAAACGGACCGACGGCCTGGATCTACTGGCCCTGCTGGCCCAAAAGGGCTATCAACTGCCCCGCGACCGCGACGAACTGGCGCGCGTCAAAAAAGGCCCCGTGGCCGGCCTGTTCGCCGACGACTTCATGGCCCCCGAGCGCGACCGGCCCCACCTGGCCCCCGCACAACCATCGCTGGCCCAAATGACCGCCAAGGCCATCGAGATTCTGTCTCAAAACGAACGCGGCTTCTTTTTGATGGTCGAGGCCAGCCTGGTCGACTGGGCCTGCCACAACAACGACCCCGGCCACCTGGTCGGCGACCTGCTGGCCTATGACCAGGCCGTGCAAATCGCCTTGGATTTCGCCAAAAAGGACGGCCAAACCCTGGTTGTCGCCGTCAGCGACCACAACACCGGCGGCATGAGCATCGGCAACCGCTCCACCGACAACACCTACACATCCACCAAGCTGGAGGCCCTGCTAGCGCCCATCGCCCAGATGCGCCTGTCGACCATGGCCATCTGGAACGCCATGGGCGATCGCCCCAACAAGCAAGCCTTGCGCGCGTTGATCAAGAAGTGGTGGGGCATGGACCTGAGCGACGACGAGGCCCGGCAAATCATGGCCATCGCCGCCGCCTATCCCAAGCTGCCACAATACGGCGTGGGCCGCGTGCTCAGCGCCACGCGCACGGTCATCGGTTGGAGCACCCACGGCCACACCGGCGGAGACGTGCCTTTGTTCGCCTTTGGGCCGGGCCGGCCCACGGGCCTGCTCGACGAGCCCGAAGTGGCCCACGCCGTGGCCAGGGCCATGGGCGCCGACCTGCGTCAGCTCGACCAGCGCCTGTTCGCCGAGGCGGCCACGGCCCTGACCTGGGCCACGCTTGCCGAGCGTCTCACGCCGCGCGGCTGGCTGCTGGAGGCGCGTATCAATGGCCGGCTGGCCCAGTTGGAGGCCGGCGGCAACATCCTGCGCCTAGACGGCGAGGAGCTGATTTTGGAGGGCGTGGTCGTGCGCGTCGAGGATACGGGCAAGTGGTATCTGCCCCAAAAAGCCGCCACGTTGATCATGGCCCCTCCGGCGCGGCAAGACTGA
- a CDS encoding FecCD family ABC transporter permease, which translates to MKALDGGKSRAGVVLPWLGAALAAVFWLSLSNGSVDSSAGEVWRALRVGPSDEALGFILWNIRLPRALAAMLGGGFLAVSGLLLQVYFRNPIVGPFVLGISSGATLLVSLVMLTSLTVGFAGALPYLTPLAAFVGSLAAMGLVLAVASRVSGGVTLLITGIMIGYLSSAATSLMITFAEAERLKGFNLWQLGSFSGYTWQELGLMAGAGAILSLLTYGMSKQLNAFLLGENYAATMGVNIRRFRLMIVLCSCGLSAVVTATAGPVAFVGLAVPHMARLALGTSDNRLLIPTAALMGAVVCGACDILARGLFAPVEAPLSSITSFFGAPVVLALLLKNKANR; encoded by the coding sequence ATGAAGGCACTCGATGGCGGCAAAAGCCGGGCCGGGGTCGTCTTGCCCTGGTTGGGCGCGGCGTTGGCGGCGGTGTTCTGGTTGAGCCTGAGCAACGGCAGCGTTGACAGCAGCGCCGGCGAGGTCTGGCGGGCGCTACGCGTCGGCCCGTCCGACGAGGCGCTGGGCTTTATTTTGTGGAACATCCGCCTGCCCCGGGCCCTGGCGGCCATGTTGGGCGGCGGGTTCCTGGCGGTCAGCGGCCTGCTGTTGCAGGTCTATTTTCGCAACCCCATCGTGGGGCCGTTCGTGCTGGGCATCTCATCGGGGGCGACGCTTCTGGTCTCGCTGGTGATGCTGACCTCGCTGACGGTGGGTTTTGCCGGGGCCCTGCCCTATCTGACGCCGCTGGCCGCCTTTGTCGGTTCGCTGGCGGCCATGGGCCTGGTGCTGGCCGTGGCCTCGCGGGTCTCGGGCGGGGTGACGCTTCTGATCACCGGCATCATGATCGGCTATCTTTCCAGCGCGGCCACCAGCCTGATGATCACCTTCGCCGAGGCTGAGCGCCTCAAGGGCTTCAACCTGTGGCAGTTGGGCAGCTTCAGCGGCTACACCTGGCAGGAGCTGGGCCTGATGGCCGGGGCCGGGGCGATCCTCTCGCTTTTGACCTATGGCATGAGCAAGCAGCTAAACGCATTTTTGCTGGGCGAAAACTACGCCGCGACCATGGGCGTCAACATACGGCGCTTTCGGCTGATGATCGTGCTGTGTTCGTGCGGGCTGTCGGCTGTGGTGACGGCCACGGCCGGGCCGGTGGCCTTCGTGGGCCTGGCCGTGCCGCACATGGCCCGCCTGGCCCTGGGCACATCCGATAACCGCCTGCTGATCCCCACCGCCGCCTTGATGGGCGCGGTGGTCTGCGGGGCCTGCGATATCCTGGCGCGCGGTCTTTTCGCGCCGGTGGAGGCCCCGCTGAGCAGCATCACGTCTTTTTTCGGCGCGCCGGTGGTTTTGGCGCTGCTGCTGAAAAACAAGGCCAACCGATGA
- a CDS encoding ABC transporter ATP-binding protein yields the protein MIVIKGLSKTFNAGSVNEVRALRGVDLAVSAGQFVTIIGTNGSGKSTLLNAVAGAFRPDAGTIAIDGHDVTSQKDFQRAKYVSRVFQNPFSGTVPNMSIAENMHMASLRGRSATLRLGLNRRRRAQYRERVAALEMGLEDRLDSPIGTLSGGQRQALTLLMAVMTPPKVLLLDEHTAALDPKSAAQVIKLTEQFVGQGRLTAMMVTHSMRQALELGHRTIMMHRGQVIEDIPMAMKKRLGVDDLLDRFDALRRAEQLTDDLLDDLRRAYL from the coding sequence ATGATCGTCATCAAGGGCCTGAGCAAGACCTTCAACGCCGGCTCGGTCAACGAGGTCCGCGCCTTGCGGGGCGTGGATTTGGCGGTGAGCGCCGGCCAGTTCGTGACCATCATCGGCACCAACGGCTCGGGCAAGTCGACCTTGCTCAACGCCGTGGCCGGCGCTTTCCGGCCCGACGCCGGCACGATCGCCATCGATGGCCACGACGTGACCAGCCAGAAAGACTTTCAGCGGGCCAAATACGTCTCGCGAGTGTTCCAGAATCCGTTCTCGGGCACCGTGCCCAACATGAGCATCGCCGAGAACATGCACATGGCCTCCTTGCGCGGCCGGTCCGCCACGCTCCGGCTGGGGCTCAACCGCCGTCGCCGCGCCCAATACCGCGAAAGGGTGGCCGCCCTGGAAATGGGCCTGGAAGACCGCCTGGACAGCCCCATCGGCACGCTTTCCGGCGGCCAGCGCCAGGCCCTGACCCTGCTGATGGCGGTCATGACTCCGCCCAAGGTGCTTCTGCTCGACGAACACACCGCCGCCCTCGATCCCAAATCGGCCGCCCAGGTGATCAAACTCACCGAGCAGTTCGTCGGCCAGGGCCGGCTCACCGCCATGATGGTCACCCACAGCATGCGCCAGGCCCTGGAGCTTGGCCACCGCACGATCATGATGCATCGCGGCCAGGTCATCGAGGATATCCCCATGGCCATGAAAAAGCGCTTGGGCGTCGACGACCTGCTGGACCGCTTCGACGCCCTGCGCCGCGCCGAGCAGCTCACCGACGACCTGCTCGACGACCTGCGGCGGGCCTATCTCTGA
- a CDS encoding ABC transporter ATP-binding protein, producing MNHPANNQTILRLENLSVGHGQTPVLAGVNLSLESGRFLALLGPNGAGKTTLLRTLARLLPPLAGAASLAGQNLWAMPMDKLARIQAVVLTDRLTPGLLGAWEVAALGRHPFTGFFGRLNAQDRRIVDQALEMVGATHLAARRFERLSDGEKQKIVLARALAQQPRLILLDEPTVHLDLKHRLEVTTILRRLCRTMGVAVIASMHEVDMAARVADQVALIKNGAVIDHGPPERVLSGAAVSGLYDLDGPRYDSRLGVIELGAGGRRGPLFVFPGGGAAAGALKLLHKRDYALCCGVAHQGDIDGHLAQALGARVVMAPPFAAPSAAKQEACRQLIDQAWAVVDSGFAVGQINQANAALLRQAAEGGKPVFSLRPPEEARALLGQAAQGVIWCVDELDLAGKLARRAHRGAEDAEAKSDATGQRALAGGGEDEPRARAQA from the coding sequence ATGAACCATCCCGCCAACAACCAAACCATCCTGCGCCTGGAGAATCTGTCGGTGGGCCACGGCCAGACGCCGGTGCTCGCGGGCGTGAACCTGAGCCTGGAGTCCGGCCGCTTTTTGGCCCTGCTGGGCCCCAACGGCGCGGGCAAGACGACGCTGCTGCGCACCCTGGCCCGGCTGTTGCCGCCGCTGGCCGGCGCGGCCAGCCTGGCCGGCCAAAACCTCTGGGCCATGCCCATGGACAAATTGGCGCGCATCCAGGCCGTGGTGCTCACCGACCGCCTGACGCCGGGGCTGCTCGGCGCTTGGGAAGTGGCCGCCCTGGGTCGCCATCCCTTTACCGGCTTTTTTGGCCGGCTGAACGCCCAAGACCGCCGCATCGTCGACCAAGCCCTGGAGATGGTCGGGGCCACGCACCTGGCCGCGCGCCGCTTCGAGCGCCTCAGCGACGGCGAAAAGCAAAAGATCGTCCTGGCCCGGGCCCTGGCCCAGCAACCAAGGCTGATCTTGCTCGACGAGCCCACCGTGCACCTGGACCTCAAGCACCGCCTGGAGGTGACGACGATCCTGCGTCGCCTCTGCCGGACCATGGGCGTGGCCGTTATCGCCTCCATGCACGAGGTGGACATGGCCGCCCGCGTGGCCGACCAGGTGGCGCTGATCAAAAACGGCGCGGTCATCGACCACGGCCCGCCGGAACGCGTGCTCAGCGGCGCGGCGGTCAGCGGGCTCTACGACCTGGACGGCCCCCGCTACGACAGCCGGCTGGGCGTCATCGAGCTGGGCGCGGGCGGCCGGCGCGGGCCGCTGTTCGTCTTTCCCGGCGGCGGCGCGGCCGCCGGGGCGCTCAAGCTGTTGCACAAGCGCGATTACGCCCTGTGCTGCGGCGTGGCCCACCAAGGCGACATCGACGGCCACCTGGCCCAGGCCCTGGGCGCGCGGGTGGTCATGGCCCCGCCCTTTGCCGCACCCAGCGCCGCCAAGCAAGAGGCCTGCCGTCAACTTATCGATCAGGCCTGGGCCGTGGTCGACAGCGGCTTCGCGGTGGGCCAGATCAACCAGGCCAACGCCGCGCTTTTGCGCCAAGCCGCCGAGGGGGGCAAGCCCGTTTTCAGCTTGCGACCGCCCGAGGAGGCCCGGGCCCTGCTGGGCCAGGCCGCCCAAGGCGTGATCTGGTGCGTGGACGAACTGGATCTGGCGGGCAAGTTGGCGCGGCGCGCCCACCGCGGCGCGGAGGATGCGGAGGCGAAAAGCGACGCCACGGGCCAACGAGCCTTGGCCGGCGGCGGCGAAGACGAGCCAAGGGCCCGCGCCCAGGCGTGA
- a CDS encoding TonB-dependent receptor plug domain-containing protein, translated as MRRTAKLLAAALMALTAAAAPAAAAQGPGEDQEKQKKQEAVLSESINVTAKRYKAEELDTGAFTTVLTEEDIAKQGGLDAFDLLQRNGGVSFSASLPGGITQGGMNGEIGVRGINGGEQVMLNGVSIIEPTAEAYDLDQIPAAFLERVEMVKGASSTLYGSRAMTGVINMRTKRPGNPATGGQLLGGSNGYADGNAWYRNELVFLGASYVRFDDLSRVKANYSKTSPYNTNLFGPQKYAALASVQPLEPLTLNYMFNYTDAGYQADYYKKTTSSYKVDEVVYHHYLSAIYEQESWQATAFFNYNHMKLDYDYYGDAKKPGKENNKDSFTTGVDAQGSADVLDSKLLYGGTYLFEQQDETRQDVMGSSKAGYYIKEAVLDHTRHQPSVFVQIEKTFWDRLILTPGVRGQGVINTEEGQDNYFEPVPQVQAVFKANEYNSVFANVGRAFRMPTFNQLYATTNTFVGNKDLEPEYGWSYEVGWKFDCGRFSGVISAFLMDYTDKIRYVYNEPDDLYYAKNMDEYRTTGVEWRFAWQATETIELALGGYGADPWEEEDGLVEQAGPKWQVAPGVYYDNGVLSLGLNAEVLLARERGLDDYVNLHLTGSYALTKWLKLQVRADNLLDRDQAVYGNMTPGYSGQYEVLDPGLWLYGGFVIDMNLL; from the coding sequence GTGAGAAGGACAGCGAAACTTTTGGCAGCGGCCCTGATGGCCCTGACGGCGGCGGCCGCGCCGGCGGCAGCCGCGCAAGGCCCTGGCGAGGACCAGGAAAAGCAGAAAAAACAAGAGGCGGTGCTGAGCGAGTCGATCAACGTCACGGCCAAGCGCTACAAGGCCGAGGAGTTGGACACCGGCGCGTTCACCACGGTCCTCACCGAGGAGGACATCGCCAAGCAGGGTGGCCTGGACGCCTTTGACCTGCTGCAGCGCAACGGCGGCGTGAGTTTTTCGGCGTCTTTGCCCGGCGGCATCACCCAGGGCGGCATGAACGGCGAGATCGGCGTGCGCGGCATCAACGGCGGCGAGCAGGTCATGCTAAACGGCGTCTCGATCATCGAGCCCACCGCCGAGGCCTACGACCTGGACCAGATCCCGGCCGCCTTCCTCGAGCGCGTGGAGATGGTCAAGGGCGCCTCCTCGACGCTCTATGGCTCGCGGGCCATGACCGGCGTGATCAACATGCGCACCAAGCGCCCCGGCAACCCCGCCACCGGCGGCCAGCTTTTGGGCGGCAGCAACGGCTACGCCGACGGCAACGCCTGGTATCGCAACGAGTTGGTCTTTTTGGGGGCCAGCTATGTGCGTTTCGACGACCTCAGCCGCGTCAAGGCCAACTACAGCAAGACCAGCCCCTACAACACCAACCTCTTCGGCCCGCAAAAGTACGCGGCCCTGGCCTCGGTGCAGCCCCTGGAGCCGTTGACGCTCAACTACATGTTCAACTACACCGACGCCGGCTATCAGGCCGACTATTACAAAAAGACCACCAGCAGCTACAAGGTCGACGAGGTGGTTTACCACCATTATCTGTCGGCCATCTACGAGCAAGAGAGTTGGCAGGCCACGGCCTTTTTCAACTACAACCACATGAAGCTCGACTATGACTATTATGGCGACGCCAAAAAGCCGGGCAAGGAAAACAACAAGGACAGCTTCACCACCGGCGTCGACGCCCAGGGCTCGGCCGACGTGTTGGACTCCAAATTGCTCTACGGCGGCACCTATCTCTTCGAGCAGCAGGACGAAACCCGCCAGGACGTCATGGGCTCCAGCAAGGCCGGCTACTATATCAAGGAAGCCGTGCTCGATCACACCCGGCACCAGCCGTCGGTTTTCGTCCAGATCGAAAAGACCTTCTGGGACAGACTGATCCTCACCCCCGGCGTGCGTGGCCAGGGCGTGATCAACACCGAGGAGGGCCAGGACAACTACTTCGAGCCCGTGCCCCAGGTCCAGGCCGTGTTCAAGGCCAACGAGTATAACTCGGTCTTCGCCAACGTGGGCCGGGCCTTCCGCATGCCCACCTTCAACCAGCTCTACGCCACCACCAACACCTTCGTGGGCAACAAAGACCTGGAGCCCGAATACGGCTGGAGCTACGAGGTGGGCTGGAAGTTCGATTGTGGCCGTTTCAGCGGCGTGATCAGCGCCTTCCTGATGGACTACACCGACAAGATCCGCTACGTCTACAACGAGCCCGACGATCTCTACTACGCCAAAAACATGGACGAATACCGCACCACCGGCGTGGAGTGGCGTTTTGCCTGGCAGGCCACCGAGACCATCGAACTGGCCCTGGGCGGCTACGGCGCCGACCCCTGGGAGGAAGAGGACGGCTTGGTCGAACAGGCCGGCCCCAAGTGGCAGGTCGCGCCCGGCGTCTATTATGACAACGGCGTGCTGAGCCTGGGCCTCAACGCCGAGGTGCTCCTGGCCCGCGAGCGCGGCCTCGACGACTACGTCAACCTGCACCTGACCGGTTCCTACGCCCTGACCAAGTGGCTCAAGTTGCAGGTGCGCGCCGACAACCTGCTCGACCGCGATCAGGCCGTCTACGGCAACATGACCCCCGGCTATTCGGGCCAATACGAGGTTTTGGACCCTGGTCTGTGGCTCTACGGCGGCTTTGTCATCGACATGAACCTGCTCTAA